A portion of the Rhinolophus sinicus isolate RSC01 linkage group LG16, ASM3656204v1, whole genome shotgun sequence genome contains these proteins:
- the ST3GAL4 gene encoding CMP-N-acetylneuraminate-beta-galactosamide-alpha-2,3-sialyltransferase 4 isoform X11: protein MSGSNACPPTQVARGSRDASSPQKPCYLLRNMISKSRWKLLAMLALVLVVMVWYSISREDSFYFPIPEKKEPCLQGEAERKASKLFGNYSRDQPVFLRLKDYFWVKTPSAYELPYGTKGSEDLLLRVLAITSYSIPESIQSLKCRRCVVVGNGHRLRNSSLGDAIDKYDMVIRLNNAPVAGYEGDVGSKTTMRLFYPESAHFNPKVENNPDTLLVLVAFKAMDFHWIETILSDKKRVRKGFWKQPPLIWDVNPKQIRILNPFFMEIAADKLLSLPMQQPRKIKQVMAQQKPTTGLLAITLALHLCDMVHIAGFGYPDAHNRKQTIHYYEQITLKSMAGSGHNVSQEALAIKRMLEIGAVKNLTYF, encoded by the exons ATGAGTGGATCAAATGCCTGCCCTCCTACACAG GTGGCCCGAGGCAGCCGGGATGCCAGCTCTCCCCAGAAACCCTGCTACCTGCTGAGAAACATGATCAGCAAGTCCC GCTGGAAGCTCCTGGCCATGCTGGCGCTGGTCCTGGTCGTCATGGTATGGTACTCCATCTCCCGAGAAGACAG tttttattttcccatccCAGAGAAGAAGGAGCCATGCCTGCAGggtgaggcagagaggaaggccTCTAAGCTCTTTGGCAA CTACTCGCGAGATCAGCCTGTCTTCCTGCGGCTTAAGGATTATTTCTGGGTCAAGACACCCTCTGCCTACGAGCTGCCTTACGGGACCAAGGGGAGTG AAGACCTGCTGCTCCGGGTTCTAGCCATCACCAGCTACTCCATTCCGGAGAGTATCCAGAG CCTCAAGTGCCGCCGCTGCGTGGTGGTGGGCAATGGGCACCGGCTTCGCAACAGCTCACTGGGAGATGCCATCGACAAGTACGACATGGTCATCAG ATTGAACAATGCCCCGGTGGCTGGCTACGAAGGCGACGTGGGCTCCAAGACCACCATGCGTCTCTTCTACCCAGAATCCGCCCACTTCAACCCCAAAGTGGAGAACAACCCAGACACGCTCCTTGTGCTGGTGGCTTTCAAGGCGATGGACTTCCACTGGATTGAGACCATCTTGAGTGATAAGAAGCGG GTGCGAAAAGGCTTCTGGAAACAGCCTCCCCTCATCTGGGACGTCAATCCCAAACAGATTCGGATTCTCAACCCCTTCTTCATGGAGATTGCAGCTGACAAACTGCTGAGCCTGCCCATGCAGCAGCCACGCAAGATTAAGCAGGTGATGGCGCAACAG AAGCCCACCACAGGCCTGTTGGCCATCACCCTGGCCCTCCACCTCTGCGACATGGTACACATCGCTGGCTTTGGCTACCCAGATGCCCACAACAGGAAGCAGACCATTCACTACTATGAGCAGATCACGCTCAAGTCCATGGCG GGGTCAGGCCACAACGtctcccaagaggccctggcCATCAAACGGATGCTGGAAATTGGAGCAGTCAAGAACCTCACTTACTTCTGA
- the ST3GAL4 gene encoding CMP-N-acetylneuraminate-beta-galactosamide-alpha-2,3-sialyltransferase 4 isoform X13: MSGSNACPPTQVARGSRDASSPQKPCYLLRNMISKSRWKLLAMLALVLVVMVWYSISREDSFYFPIPEKKEPCLQGEAERKASKLFGNYSRDQPVFLRLKDYFWVKTPSAYELPYGTKGSEDLLLRVLAITSYSIPESIQSLKCRRCVVVGNGHRLRNSSLGDAIDKYDMVIRLNNAPVAGYEGDVGSKTTMRLFYPESAHFNPKVENNPDTLLVLVAFKAMDFHWIETILSDKKRVRKGFWKQPPLIWDVNPKQIRILNPFFMEIAADKLLSLPMQQPRKIKQKPTTGLLAITLALHLCDMVHIAGFGYPDAHNRKQTIHYYEQITLKSMAGSGHNVSQEALAIKRMLEIGAVKNLTYF, encoded by the exons ATGAGTGGATCAAATGCCTGCCCTCCTACACAG GTGGCCCGAGGCAGCCGGGATGCCAGCTCTCCCCAGAAACCCTGCTACCTGCTGAGAAACATGATCAGCAAGTCCC GCTGGAAGCTCCTGGCCATGCTGGCGCTGGTCCTGGTCGTCATGGTATGGTACTCCATCTCCCGAGAAGACAG tttttattttcccatccCAGAGAAGAAGGAGCCATGCCTGCAGggtgaggcagagaggaaggccTCTAAGCTCTTTGGCAA CTACTCGCGAGATCAGCCTGTCTTCCTGCGGCTTAAGGATTATTTCTGGGTCAAGACACCCTCTGCCTACGAGCTGCCTTACGGGACCAAGGGGAGTG AAGACCTGCTGCTCCGGGTTCTAGCCATCACCAGCTACTCCATTCCGGAGAGTATCCAGAG CCTCAAGTGCCGCCGCTGCGTGGTGGTGGGCAATGGGCACCGGCTTCGCAACAGCTCACTGGGAGATGCCATCGACAAGTACGACATGGTCATCAG ATTGAACAATGCCCCGGTGGCTGGCTACGAAGGCGACGTGGGCTCCAAGACCACCATGCGTCTCTTCTACCCAGAATCCGCCCACTTCAACCCCAAAGTGGAGAACAACCCAGACACGCTCCTTGTGCTGGTGGCTTTCAAGGCGATGGACTTCCACTGGATTGAGACCATCTTGAGTGATAAGAAGCGG GTGCGAAAAGGCTTCTGGAAACAGCCTCCCCTCATCTGGGACGTCAATCCCAAACAGATTCGGATTCTCAACCCCTTCTTCATGGAGATTGCAGCTGACAAACTGCTGAGCCTGCCCATGCAGCAGCCACGCAAGATTAAGCAG AAGCCCACCACAGGCCTGTTGGCCATCACCCTGGCCCTCCACCTCTGCGACATGGTACACATCGCTGGCTTTGGCTACCCAGATGCCCACAACAGGAAGCAGACCATTCACTACTATGAGCAGATCACGCTCAAGTCCATGGCG GGGTCAGGCCACAACGtctcccaagaggccctggcCATCAAACGGATGCTGGAAATTGGAGCAGTCAAGAACCTCACTTACTTCTGA
- the ST3GAL4 gene encoding CMP-N-acetylneuraminate-beta-galactosamide-alpha-2,3-sialyltransferase 4 isoform X10, with protein sequence MSGSNACPPTQVARGSRDASSPQKPCYLLRNMISKSPPLCMCPAGWKLLAMLALVLVVMVWYSISREDSFYFPIPEKKEPCLQGEAERKASKLFGNYSRDQPVFLRLKDYFWVKTPSAYELPYGTKGSEDLLLRVLAITSYSIPESIQSLKCRRCVVVGNGHRLRNSSLGDAIDKYDMVIRLNNAPVAGYEGDVGSKTTMRLFYPESAHFNPKVENNPDTLLVLVAFKAMDFHWIETILSDKKRVRKGFWKQPPLIWDVNPKQIRILNPFFMEIAADKLLSLPMQQPRKIKQKPTTGLLAITLALHLCDMVHIAGFGYPDAHNRKQTIHYYEQITLKSMAGSGHNVSQEALAIKRMLEIGAVKNLTYF encoded by the exons ATGAGTGGATCAAATGCCTGCCCTCCTACACAG GTGGCCCGAGGCAGCCGGGATGCCAGCTCTCCCCAGAAACCCTGCTACCTGCTGAGAAACATGATCAGCAAGTCCC CTCCTCTGTGCATGTGCCCTGCAGGCTGGAAGCTCCTGGCCATGCTGGCGCTGGTCCTGGTCGTCATGGTATGGTACTCCATCTCCCGAGAAGACAG tttttattttcccatccCAGAGAAGAAGGAGCCATGCCTGCAGggtgaggcagagaggaaggccTCTAAGCTCTTTGGCAA CTACTCGCGAGATCAGCCTGTCTTCCTGCGGCTTAAGGATTATTTCTGGGTCAAGACACCCTCTGCCTACGAGCTGCCTTACGGGACCAAGGGGAGTG AAGACCTGCTGCTCCGGGTTCTAGCCATCACCAGCTACTCCATTCCGGAGAGTATCCAGAG CCTCAAGTGCCGCCGCTGCGTGGTGGTGGGCAATGGGCACCGGCTTCGCAACAGCTCACTGGGAGATGCCATCGACAAGTACGACATGGTCATCAG ATTGAACAATGCCCCGGTGGCTGGCTACGAAGGCGACGTGGGCTCCAAGACCACCATGCGTCTCTTCTACCCAGAATCCGCCCACTTCAACCCCAAAGTGGAGAACAACCCAGACACGCTCCTTGTGCTGGTGGCTTTCAAGGCGATGGACTTCCACTGGATTGAGACCATCTTGAGTGATAAGAAGCGG GTGCGAAAAGGCTTCTGGAAACAGCCTCCCCTCATCTGGGACGTCAATCCCAAACAGATTCGGATTCTCAACCCCTTCTTCATGGAGATTGCAGCTGACAAACTGCTGAGCCTGCCCATGCAGCAGCCACGCAAGATTAAGCAG AAGCCCACCACAGGCCTGTTGGCCATCACCCTGGCCCTCCACCTCTGCGACATGGTACACATCGCTGGCTTTGGCTACCCAGATGCCCACAACAGGAAGCAGACCATTCACTACTATGAGCAGATCACGCTCAAGTCCATGGCG GGGTCAGGCCACAACGtctcccaagaggccctggcCATCAAACGGATGCTGGAAATTGGAGCAGTCAAGAACCTCACTTACTTCTGA
- the ST3GAL4 gene encoding CMP-N-acetylneuraminate-beta-galactosamide-alpha-2,3-sialyltransferase 4 isoform X5: MISKSPPLCMCPAGWKLLAMLALVLVVMVWYSISREDSFYFPIPEKKEPCLQGEAERKASKLFGNYSRDQPVFLRLKDYFWVKTPSAYELPYGTKGSEDLLLRVLAITSYSIPESIQSLKCRRCVVVGNGHRLRNSSLGDAIDKYDMVIRLNNAPVAGYEGDVGSKTTMRLFYPESAHFNPKVENNPDTLLVLVAFKAMDFHWIETILSDKKRVRKGFWKQPPLIWDVNPKQIRILNPFFMEIAADKLLSLPMQQPRKIKQKPTTGLLAITLALHLCDMVHIAGFGYPDAHNRKQTIHYYEQITLKSMAGSGHNVSQEALAIKRMLEIGAVKNLTYF, encoded by the exons ATGATCAGCAAGTCCC CTCCTCTGTGCATGTGCCCTGCAGGCTGGAAGCTCCTGGCCATGCTGGCGCTGGTCCTGGTCGTCATGGTATGGTACTCCATCTCCCGAGAAGACAG tttttattttcccatccCAGAGAAGAAGGAGCCATGCCTGCAGggtgaggcagagaggaaggccTCTAAGCTCTTTGGCAA CTACTCGCGAGATCAGCCTGTCTTCCTGCGGCTTAAGGATTATTTCTGGGTCAAGACACCCTCTGCCTACGAGCTGCCTTACGGGACCAAGGGGAGTG AAGACCTGCTGCTCCGGGTTCTAGCCATCACCAGCTACTCCATTCCGGAGAGTATCCAGAG CCTCAAGTGCCGCCGCTGCGTGGTGGTGGGCAATGGGCACCGGCTTCGCAACAGCTCACTGGGAGATGCCATCGACAAGTACGACATGGTCATCAG ATTGAACAATGCCCCGGTGGCTGGCTACGAAGGCGACGTGGGCTCCAAGACCACCATGCGTCTCTTCTACCCAGAATCCGCCCACTTCAACCCCAAAGTGGAGAACAACCCAGACACGCTCCTTGTGCTGGTGGCTTTCAAGGCGATGGACTTCCACTGGATTGAGACCATCTTGAGTGATAAGAAGCGG GTGCGAAAAGGCTTCTGGAAACAGCCTCCCCTCATCTGGGACGTCAATCCCAAACAGATTCGGATTCTCAACCCCTTCTTCATGGAGATTGCAGCTGACAAACTGCTGAGCCTGCCCATGCAGCAGCCACGCAAGATTAAGCAG AAGCCCACCACAGGCCTGTTGGCCATCACCCTGGCCCTCCACCTCTGCGACATGGTACACATCGCTGGCTTTGGCTACCCAGATGCCCACAACAGGAAGCAGACCATTCACTACTATGAGCAGATCACGCTCAAGTCCATGGCG GGGTCAGGCCACAACGtctcccaagaggccctggcCATCAAACGGATGCTGGAAATTGGAGCAGTCAAGAACCTCACTTACTTCTGA
- the ST3GAL4 gene encoding CMP-N-acetylneuraminate-beta-galactosamide-alpha-2,3-sialyltransferase 4 isoform X14 encodes MSGSNACPPTQVARGSRDASSPQKPCYLLRNMISKSPPLCMCPAGWKLLAMLALVLVVMVWYSISREDRYIELFYFPIPEKKEPCLQGEAERKASKLFGNYSRDQPVFLRLKDYFWVKTPSAYELPYGTKGSEDLLLRVLAITSYSIPESIQSLKCRRCVVVGNGHRLRNSSLGDAIDKYDMVIRLNNAPVAGYEGDVGSKTTMRLFYPESAHFNPKVENNPDTLLVLVAFKAMDFHWIETILSDKKRVRKGFWKQPPLIWDVNPKQIRILNPFFMEIAADKLLSLPMQQPRKIKQVMAQQKPTTGLLAITLALHLCDMVHIAGFGYPDAHNRKQTIHYYEQITLKSMAGSGHNVSQEALAIKRMLEIGAVKNLTYF; translated from the exons ATGAGTGGATCAAATGCCTGCCCTCCTACACAG GTGGCCCGAGGCAGCCGGGATGCCAGCTCTCCCCAGAAACCCTGCTACCTGCTGAGAAACATGATCAGCAAGTCCC CTCCTCTGTGCATGTGCCCTGCAGGCTGGAAGCTCCTGGCCATGCTGGCGCTGGTCCTGGTCGTCATGGTATGGTACTCCATCTCCCGAGAAGACAGGTACATTGAGCT tttttattttcccatccCAGAGAAGAAGGAGCCATGCCTGCAGggtgaggcagagaggaaggccTCTAAGCTCTTTGGCAA CTACTCGCGAGATCAGCCTGTCTTCCTGCGGCTTAAGGATTATTTCTGGGTCAAGACACCCTCTGCCTACGAGCTGCCTTACGGGACCAAGGGGAGTG AAGACCTGCTGCTCCGGGTTCTAGCCATCACCAGCTACTCCATTCCGGAGAGTATCCAGAG CCTCAAGTGCCGCCGCTGCGTGGTGGTGGGCAATGGGCACCGGCTTCGCAACAGCTCACTGGGAGATGCCATCGACAAGTACGACATGGTCATCAG ATTGAACAATGCCCCGGTGGCTGGCTACGAAGGCGACGTGGGCTCCAAGACCACCATGCGTCTCTTCTACCCAGAATCCGCCCACTTCAACCCCAAAGTGGAGAACAACCCAGACACGCTCCTTGTGCTGGTGGCTTTCAAGGCGATGGACTTCCACTGGATTGAGACCATCTTGAGTGATAAGAAGCGG GTGCGAAAAGGCTTCTGGAAACAGCCTCCCCTCATCTGGGACGTCAATCCCAAACAGATTCGGATTCTCAACCCCTTCTTCATGGAGATTGCAGCTGACAAACTGCTGAGCCTGCCCATGCAGCAGCCACGCAAGATTAAGCAGGTGATGGCGCAACAG AAGCCCACCACAGGCCTGTTGGCCATCACCCTGGCCCTCCACCTCTGCGACATGGTACACATCGCTGGCTTTGGCTACCCAGATGCCCACAACAGGAAGCAGACCATTCACTACTATGAGCAGATCACGCTCAAGTCCATGGCG GGGTCAGGCCACAACGtctcccaagaggccctggcCATCAAACGGATGCTGGAAATTGGAGCAGTCAAGAACCTCACTTACTTCTGA